In Streptococcus respiraculi, one DNA window encodes the following:
- a CDS encoding purine-nucleoside phosphorylase yields MSLMEKIQETKNFLEAKGLIAPEFGLILGSGLGELADEVENAIVIDYAEIPNWGKSTVVGHAGKLVYGDLAGKKVLALQGRFHFYEGNPMEVVTFPVRVMKALGCHSIIVTNAAGGIGYGPGTLMMINDHINMIGTNPLIGENLDEFGPRFPDMSDAYSKDYRAKAKEIAEKIGVQVEEGVYLGVSGPTYETPAEIRAYQTMGASAVGMSTVPEVIVAVHSGMKVLGISAITNYAAGFQSSLNHEEVVEVTTRIKEDFKGFIKAVLAGL; encoded by the coding sequence ATGTCATTAATGGAAAAAATTCAAGAAACAAAGAACTTTTTGGAAGCAAAAGGTCTTATAGCCCCAGAATTTGGCTTGATTTTGGGATCAGGCTTGGGCGAATTGGCTGATGAAGTAGAAAATGCGATTGTCATCGATTATGCAGAGATTCCAAATTGGGGTAAATCGACTGTTGTCGGTCACGCTGGTAAATTAGTCTATGGAGACTTAGCTGGTAAGAAAGTGTTGGCTCTTCAAGGACGTTTCCACTTCTATGAAGGAAATCCAATGGAAGTAGTTACTTTCCCAGTTCGGGTGATGAAGGCACTTGGCTGCCATAGTATCATTGTGACAAACGCAGCAGGAGGTATTGGCTATGGCCCAGGAACCCTTATGATGATCAATGACCACATCAACATGATTGGAACCAATCCGCTCATTGGTGAAAATTTAGATGAGTTTGGTCCACGCTTCCCAGATATGTCAGATGCTTACAGCAAGGATTACCGTGCCAAAGCGAAAGAAATTGCAGAGAAGATTGGTGTTCAGGTAGAAGAAGGTGTTTATCTAGGAGTATCTGGTCCAACCTATGAAACACCAGCAGAAATCCGTGCCTACCAAACAATGGGCGCTTCTGCGGTCGGTATGTCAACTGTACCAGAAGTGATTGTAGCGGTGCATTCAGGGATGAAAGTTTTAGGAATTTCAGCGATTACTAACTATGCAGCTGGGTTCCAAAGCTCACTCAACCATGAAGAAGTGGTCGAAGTGACAACACGTATTAAGGAAGATTTCAAAGGCTTCATCAAAGCAGTCTTGGCAGGTTTATAA
- a CDS encoding ClbS/DfsB family four-helix bundle protein — MKEYESKVALLAEIEKKAALFIGEFSVISDKDKDLLLDGVDRSPAQMIAYQLGWLKLLQGWEKDEQAGLDVITPHGDFKWNQLSGLYQRFYREYENYSLQELITQFEKEVGAILEQVNRYTDEELFQPEIRKWASSTPSKWPVWKWIHINTVAPFTNFRTKIRKWKKEYQTKEKEKRCH, encoded by the coding sequence ATGAAAGAATATGAATCTAAGGTAGCCTTACTAGCAGAAATAGAGAAAAAAGCAGCCCTCTTTATTGGAGAATTTTCGGTGATTTCTGATAAGGACAAGGATTTGCTGCTAGACGGGGTGGATCGCAGTCCCGCTCAGATGATTGCCTATCAATTAGGCTGGTTAAAACTGCTGCAAGGCTGGGAAAAGGATGAGCAGGCAGGGCTTGACGTGATTACACCGCATGGAGACTTTAAGTGGAATCAGCTCAGCGGACTCTATCAGCGATTTTATAGAGAGTATGAAAACTATTCTTTGCAAGAGTTGATAACGCAGTTTGAAAAAGAAGTGGGCGCTATCTTAGAGCAGGTAAATCGCTACACCGATGAGGAGTTGTTTCAGCCAGAAATCAGAAAATGGGCTAGTTCAACGCCCAGCAAGTGGCCTGTTTGGAAATGGATTCATATTAATACCGTTGCACCCTTTACCAACTTTCGAACAAAGATTCGGAAGTGGAAGAAAGAATATCAAACTAAGGAGAAAGAAAAAAGATGTCATTAA
- a CDS encoding LemA family protein codes for MNKKLLYIIIPVLAIVFIAMGAIGQYNGLVDSYAEVENAQSNVDTQLQRRYDLIPNVVSSVKGAMEHETEVFTAIADARAKIGSSKQGSAEYKEGQSQLDSAVSRLLVLTENYPQLNSNQQVSDLITELEGTENRLLVARKDFNTIATAYNKKIKRFPTSIYAGIFGYEKVDLFQATSDAATTVPSVNLKDK; via the coding sequence ATGAACAAAAAATTACTCTATATTATCATTCCAGTACTAGCGATTGTCTTTATCGCTATGGGAGCCATTGGTCAATACAATGGTCTCGTTGATAGCTATGCTGAGGTTGAAAATGCCCAGTCCAATGTCGATACACAGTTGCAACGACGTTATGATTTGATTCCAAATGTTGTTTCTTCTGTAAAAGGAGCAATGGAGCATGAGACAGAAGTCTTTACAGCCATTGCGGATGCGCGTGCTAAAATCGGCTCTAGCAAGCAAGGTTCTGCCGAGTACAAGGAAGGGCAAAGCCAACTCGATTCAGCGGTTTCTCGACTCCTCGTCCTCACCGAAAATTATCCGCAATTAAATTCCAACCAACAAGTCTCTGACTTGATTACAGAGCTTGAAGGAACAGAAAATCGTCTCTTGGTTGCCCGTAAGGATTTCAATACCATTGCGACAGCCTACAATAAGAAAATCAAACGATTCCCAACAAGTATCTACGCAGGAATCTTTGGCTATGAGAAAGTAGATTTATTCCAAGCGACATCTGATGCCGCAACAACTGTCCCAAGTGTCAACTTGAAGGATAAATAA
- the deoD gene encoding purine-nucleoside phosphorylase yields the protein MSIHIGAKVGEIADKILLPGDPLRAKFIAENFLEDAVLFNEIRGMYGYTGTYKGERVSVMGTGMGMPSISIYARELIVDYGVKRLIRVGTAGSLNPDVHVRELVLAQAAATNSNMIRNDWPMYDFPQIASFNLLDKAYHIAKELGMTTHVGSVLSTDVFYSNFFEQNVKLGTMGVHAVEMEAAALYYLAAQHGVEALGIMTISDSLVNPDEDTTAEERQTTFTDMMKVGLETLISK from the coding sequence ATGTCTATTCATATTGGAGCAAAAGTCGGCGAAATTGCGGACAAGATTTTGTTGCCTGGAGATCCCTTGCGGGCAAAATTCATCGCAGAAAATTTCTTAGAAGATGCGGTGCTGTTTAACGAAATTCGAGGCATGTATGGCTACACGGGGACTTACAAAGGTGAACGTGTGAGCGTGATGGGAACAGGTATGGGAATGCCGTCTATTTCTATCTATGCGCGTGAGTTGATTGTGGACTACGGTGTGAAACGCTTGATTCGTGTGGGTACCGCAGGATCCCTTAATCCTGATGTTCATGTCCGTGAATTGGTCTTGGCCCAGGCAGCAGCGACCAATTCAAATATGATTCGCAATGATTGGCCAATGTATGACTTCCCACAGATTGCTAGTTTTAATCTACTGGATAAGGCCTATCATATTGCTAAAGAATTAGGCATGACCACGCATGTGGGTTCTGTCTTATCGACCGATGTTTTCTATTCAAATTTCTTTGAGCAAAACGTGAAATTGGGAACAATGGGTGTTCATGCTGTTGAAATGGAAGCAGCAGCGCTTTACTATCTTGCTGCGCAACATGGTGTAGAAGCTCTTGGTATTATGACCATTTCAGATAGCCTTGTTAATCCAGATGAAGATACAACAGCAGAAGAACGTCAAACAACCTTCACAGATATGATGAAAGTTGGCCTTGAAACACTGATTTCTAAGTAA
- the rpiA gene encoding ribose-5-phosphate isomerase RpiA: protein MVNLKEQVGLKAAEYVTDGMIVGLGTGSTAYYFVQELGRRVQEEGLSIVGVTTSHATAEHAASLGIPLKSIDEVPYVDLTVDGADEVDGVFNGIKGGGAALLMEKIVAVNSKDCIWIVDESKVVDTLGAFKLPVEVVQYGAENLFRAFEEKGYRPSFRMKDGEKLVTDMKNYIIDLDLKEIADAAALANELDHTVGVVEHGLFIQLVSKVIVGYPDGPRFLQKH, encoded by the coding sequence ATGGTAAATTTGAAAGAGCAGGTCGGCTTGAAAGCTGCTGAATATGTGACGGACGGGATGATTGTTGGTCTGGGAACCGGTTCAACTGCTTATTATTTCGTGCAAGAATTAGGGCGCCGTGTCCAAGAAGAGGGACTTTCGATTGTCGGTGTGACTACTTCCCATGCGACAGCTGAGCATGCGGCATCACTCGGCATTCCCCTAAAATCGATTGATGAAGTGCCTTATGTGGATCTTACAGTAGATGGTGCTGATGAAGTAGACGGAGTCTTCAACGGTATCAAAGGTGGTGGAGCTGCCCTTCTCATGGAAAAAATTGTTGCGGTCAACAGCAAGGACTGCATTTGGATTGTGGATGAGTCGAAAGTTGTTGATACCTTGGGAGCTTTTAAATTACCAGTTGAAGTGGTGCAGTATGGGGCTGAGAATTTATTTAGAGCTTTTGAAGAAAAAGGCTATCGCCCAAGTTTCCGTATGAAAGATGGCGAAAAACTCGTGACCGATATGAAAAACTACATCATCGACTTAGACCTAAAAGAAATTGCCGATGCGGCTGCCCTAGCCAATGAACTAGACCATACCGTTGGGGTTGTCGAACACGGCCTCTTTATCCAACTAGTTTCCAAAGTCATCGTAGGCTATCCAGACGGCCCACGTTTTCTCCAAAAGCACTAG
- a CDS encoding phosphopentomutase — MAKFKRMHVVVLDSVGIGAAPDADQFFNAGEPDTTSDTLGHISETAGLTVPNMAKIGLGNIERDTPLKTVAAEENPTGYVTKLEEVSRGKDTMTGHWEIMGLNITDPFDTFWDGFPEELLQKIEAFSGRKIIREANKPYSGTAVIDDFGPRQMETGELIVYTSADPVLQIAAHEDIIPLDELYKICEYARSITLERPSLLGRIIARPYVGTPGNFTRTANRHDYAVSPFAPTVLDNLKAAGIDTYGVGKINDIFNSAGISHDMGHNKSNNHGVDNFIKVLQNEDFTEGLSFTNLVDFDAVYGHRRDTAGYRDCLEEFDARLPEIIANLREDDLLMITADHGNDPTYVGTDHTREYVPLLVFGKSLKGAGHIPVGHFADISATIADNFGVEKSQIGETFLERLV, encoded by the coding sequence ATGGCAAAATTTAAACGCATGCACGTTGTTGTGTTAGATTCAGTTGGAATTGGTGCGGCGCCCGATGCAGACCAATTTTTTAATGCAGGTGAGCCAGATACGACCTCTGATACCCTAGGACATATCTCAGAAACAGCGGGCTTGACCGTGCCAAACATGGCTAAGATTGGTCTTGGAAATATCGAGCGTGACACACCGCTTAAAACTGTTGCTGCTGAAGAAAATCCAACAGGTTATGTGACAAAATTAGAAGAAGTATCACGTGGAAAGGACACCATGACCGGTCACTGGGAAATCATGGGACTCAATATCACTGATCCATTTGATACATTCTGGGATGGTTTCCCAGAAGAGCTTCTTCAAAAAATCGAAGCATTTTCAGGACGGAAAATCATTCGTGAGGCCAACAAACCGTATTCTGGAACAGCAGTCATCGATGACTTTGGCCCACGCCAAATGGAAACAGGTGAGTTGATTGTCTACACATCTGCCGACCCTGTTCTTCAAATTGCAGCCCACGAGGATATTATTCCGCTTGACGAACTCTACAAGATTTGTGAATATGCACGTTCGATTACTCTTGAGCGTCCGTCTTTACTTGGTCGTATCATTGCGCGTCCTTATGTAGGAACACCGGGCAATTTCACACGGACTGCCAACCGTCATGACTATGCTGTTTCTCCATTTGCTCCAACCGTGCTTGACAACTTGAAAGCAGCAGGTATTGATACCTACGGTGTTGGAAAAATCAACGACATTTTTAATAGTGCAGGAATTTCTCACGATATGGGTCATAATAAGTCCAACAACCACGGTGTGGATAATTTCATCAAGGTCTTGCAAAATGAAGACTTTACAGAAGGTCTGTCATTTACCAACCTCGTTGACTTTGACGCAGTCTACGGACATCGTCGTGATACAGCAGGCTACCGCGATTGCTTGGAAGAATTTGACGCACGATTGCCAGAAATCATCGCAAACCTTCGTGAAGATGATCTGCTCATGATTACAGCGGACCACGGAAATGACCCGACCTATGTCGGAACAGACCACACCCGTGAGTATGTGCCGTTGCTTGTATTTGGAAAATCACTTAAAGGTGCGGGCCATATCCCCGTTGGGCACTTTGCGGACATCTCAGCGACCATTGCGGACAACTTCGGTGTTGAAAAGAGCCAGATTGGAGAAACCTTCCTAGAACGCTTGGTGTAA